Part of the Leucobacter insecticola genome is shown below.
CGAGCCGATCCCGCGTGATGGTGCGGGGCTGCTCCGTCATTGCAAACGTCGTTTGAGGGAGGGATAGCTGTGCGCCAACAAGCGGAACGTGATTCGGCCAACCGCGATCCCGTGACGTCGCCGGCACGATGATCGCGAGGGTGTCTGCCTGTTCCAGATACAAGTCACTTGCGAC
Proteins encoded:
- a CDS encoding type II toxin-antitoxin system PemK/MazF family toxin: MPDLRRGMVVWAELDPTRGREQAGRRPALVVASDLYLEQADTLAIIVPATSRDRGWPNHVPLVGAQLSLPQTTFAMTEQPRTITRDRLVGVAGVVDPEVMREVDGWLRDFLALP